A stretch of the Gimesia sp. genome encodes the following:
- a CDS encoding dihydroorotate dehydrogenase codes for MNAPTQTDLLSVTLNRLQLKNPILVASGTFGYAREMQPFLDFSRLGGIIPKTITTEPRIGNAPPRTVETSAGLLNSIGLDNDGIDLFLEKHLNYLASLETALIVNIAGRSIEEMARMAERLNAFPDQITALELNISCPNVSGGVDFGTQPELTEQMLKQVTESCELPVIAKLTPNVTSVVDIAQAAKAGGADAVSLINTVQGTAIDWRRRKPILGGVFGGLSGPAIKPVALRVVCQVARAVEIPIIGVGGISNIDDVMEFIVAGASAVQIGTANFYNPGLATQLVTELEQNLIAENCSQVSELVGTLVYP; via the coding sequence ATGAACGCCCCGACCCAAACGGATCTGTTATCAGTTACGCTGAACCGTCTCCAGCTCAAAAACCCGATCCTGGTCGCCTCTGGTACATTCGGGTATGCACGTGAAATGCAACCCTTCCTCGATTTCTCCCGACTGGGAGGCATCATTCCCAAAACTATCACGACGGAGCCGCGGATTGGAAATGCTCCCCCCCGCACCGTTGAAACGAGTGCCGGCCTGCTGAACTCAATCGGGCTGGATAACGACGGCATTGATCTCTTCCTCGAGAAACATCTCAACTACCTCGCATCGCTGGAAACCGCGCTGATTGTGAACATCGCCGGCCGCTCGATCGAGGAAATGGCCCGGATGGCAGAACGGCTGAACGCCTTTCCGGATCAGATCACGGCCCTGGAACTGAACATTTCCTGCCCCAATGTCAGTGGCGGCGTCGACTTCGGTACGCAGCCCGAGCTGACCGAGCAGATGCTCAAACAGGTAACCGAGAGCTGTGAGTTACCCGTGATTGCCAAGCTGACGCCCAACGTCACCAGCGTGGTCGACATTGCTCAGGCGGCGAAAGCAGGAGGCGCGGATGCGGTCTCACTGATCAACACCGTTCAGGGAACCGCCATCGACTGGCGTCGCCGCAAACCGATTCTGGGGGGCGTCTTCGGCGGACTGAGTGGCCCTGCCATCAAACCGGTGGCCCTACGCGTCGTCTGCCAGGTGGCCCGGGCCGTGGAGATTCCCATCATCGGCGTGGGTGGAATCTCTAATATCGACGATGTCATGGAGTTCATCGTCGCGGGTGCCTCTGCCGTCCAGATTGGAACCGCCAACTTCTACAATCCAGGGCTCGCGACTCAGCTGGTTACGGAACTGGAACAGAATCTGATCGCGGAAAACTGCTCACAGGTCAGCGAACTCGTGGGCACGCTGGTGTATCCATAG
- the trpS gene encoding tryptophan--tRNA ligase: MRVLSGIQPTGRFHWGNYFGAIKQYIDLQDNDQAFYFIADLHALTTIRDAEQLRQNTLDAALDLLALGLDPKQATLFRQSDIPEVTSLTWILMTITQMSLLEKCHAYKDKKAKGIAADAGLFTYPVLMAADILLYDSDLVPVGQDQIQHIEVTRDLAQRFNMLFGETLTLPNSRTLDTSAKVPGTDGEKMSKSYGNVIEIFETPKKQRKKVMSIKTDSAALEDPKDPDNCAVFALYQLFADETQQAELAARYRAGGMGYGEAKQAVHDAALEYFGEARERREQLAADLDTVHDILAEGARKAREKGKEVLERVQSACGLGTSHLSK; the protein is encoded by the coding sequence ATGCGAGTGTTATCGGGAATTCAACCCACGGGCCGCTTCCACTGGGGGAATTATTTCGGGGCCATCAAACAGTACATTGACCTGCAGGACAACGATCAGGCATTCTACTTCATTGCCGACCTGCACGCCCTGACGACCATTCGCGACGCCGAACAACTGAGACAGAACACCCTTGATGCAGCCCTGGACCTGCTGGCATTAGGACTGGATCCCAAACAGGCGACTCTGTTCCGCCAGTCGGACATTCCCGAAGTGACCAGCCTGACCTGGATTCTGATGACGATCACCCAGATGAGTCTGCTGGAAAAATGTCACGCCTACAAAGACAAAAAGGCCAAGGGAATCGCTGCGGACGCCGGGCTGTTTACTTACCCGGTGCTGATGGCTGCGGATATTCTGCTGTATGACAGCGACCTGGTTCCGGTGGGCCAGGATCAGATTCAGCACATCGAAGTCACCCGCGACCTGGCCCAGCGGTTCAACATGCTGTTTGGCGAAACCCTGACACTGCCGAACTCCCGCACGCTGGACACCTCGGCCAAAGTACCGGGTACGGACGGTGAGAAGATGTCCAAGAGTTACGGCAACGTGATTGAGATCTTCGAAACACCCAAGAAACAGCGCAAGAAAGTCATGTCAATCAAAACGGACTCCGCAGCCCTGGAAGATCCCAAAGATCCGGACAACTGTGCCGTGTTTGCCCTGTATCAGCTGTTTGCTGACGAAACTCAGCAGGCAGAGCTGGCAGCCCGCTATCGTGCCGGCGGCATGGGTTATGGTGAAGCCAAGCAGGCAGTCCACGATGCGGCTCTGGAATACTTCGGGGAAGCCCGGGAACGCCGCGAACAGCTGGCCGCCGATCTGGACACCGTCCACGATATTCTCGCGGAAGGGGCCCGGAAAGCGCGGGAAAAAGGGAAAGAAGTTCTGGAGCGGGTACAGTCTGCCTGCGGCCTGGGAACCAGTCACCTGTCGAAATGA
- a CDS encoding PQQ-binding-like beta-propeller repeat protein has product MLPLRSRILALFLFVLSLVMNSASAADWPLWRHDPQRSAETEQSLPEKLFIQWVHKLPALEPAFNNERLQFDAGYEPIVKDQRLFYGSSQTDSVTAIDVATGKELWRFTTDGPVRLAPVAWQDLVIFGSDDGCVYAVAAETGALRWKYRAVPSQRLILGNRRLISVWPVRGGPVVEEDTLYFAAGVWPFEGVFIYALNAETGAVKWVNDRLGYIYGQHPHAAEAFGGITPQGYLVIAGEELIVPCGTAFPARINKQTGKLIEFELPKPGRTPGGWFAAAGKAARRGETKLPQTPAAQPELQFDRDVNSARHENGQNYGPDGKRGIRQQIQTADRKLTYKNGIPGVPGVIHSLVAAADRLFAVTEEGSIYCLGPEETTPVTYESPLLSKQAKSVGQTSQAPLPAMFGDALQAGGYVFLAGVPDAELLNTLLTRHDLQIICLINDPGQLKQLRQLFHERGYTSSQLAFLPGPLDRFSYPAYFAQTIITAEPVYAGMKSYAEQIRLLYPSLRPYGGRLLVKTSESDHGRLAAEFKSLSQVKISRVGEYSVFEKVGAIPGSSNYTGGWSSPDELVKAPVGVLWYDDSVGNFKRAPQPLFVDGVMISHSKFWQGYPAGIRPPYKLLNPQFSDVYTGRKLNATQAEVLTTELPTLNQEEKQPNQYRPPYQTNAWSPPPPVIGERTNPLNGKTEPRAFPKSYGCDGGVDYSYVYTMRSGTAAFYDKRVESGTIHISGPRSGCTNSIVPANGLLNVPYYFQGCTCSYPLPVGLSLISLPETHEQWMVWGKGQAQDIQRVGLNFGAPGDRMTDKGTLWLDTPSVGGPSPELKLEMQPGSVKPFYEHSLWIEGGQGWPWVGASGITGVERITLNDLEPGEYTLRLYFRDPEFAVAGKRVFSVQLNGQPLIQNLDIAGETGSRQRILVREFKDVSLTESARLDFTTQTGAALICGVELVRQGLPLDEIVTLPEQKQELLTK; this is encoded by the coding sequence ATGCTCCCATTACGCTCGCGTATTCTGGCCCTCTTCCTGTTCGTTTTGAGTCTTGTCATGAATTCCGCTTCCGCAGCGGACTGGCCCCTGTGGCGACACGATCCCCAGCGTTCCGCTGAGACCGAACAATCGCTGCCTGAGAAACTGTTCATCCAATGGGTCCACAAGCTGCCGGCGCTTGAGCCCGCGTTCAATAATGAGCGACTGCAATTCGACGCAGGCTATGAACCGATCGTGAAAGATCAGCGGCTGTTTTACGGTTCCTCGCAAACGGATTCCGTCACCGCCATTGATGTAGCCACCGGTAAGGAACTCTGGCGTTTCACCACCGATGGCCCGGTTCGTCTGGCTCCGGTCGCCTGGCAGGATCTGGTGATTTTCGGTTCGGATGACGGCTGCGTTTATGCGGTGGCAGCTGAGACCGGTGCACTGCGGTGGAAATACCGGGCGGTTCCTTCCCAGCGACTCATTCTGGGTAACCGCCGCCTGATCTCCGTCTGGCCGGTTCGCGGTGGCCCGGTGGTCGAAGAGGATACACTCTACTTCGCCGCCGGTGTCTGGCCGTTTGAAGGTGTCTTCATCTATGCCCTGAATGCGGAAACGGGGGCAGTGAAATGGGTCAACGATCGGCTGGGTTACATTTACGGACAGCATCCCCACGCAGCGGAAGCCTTCGGTGGCATTACCCCCCAGGGTTACCTGGTCATCGCCGGGGAGGAACTGATTGTTCCCTGCGGCACCGCTTTTCCGGCACGGATCAATAAACAGACGGGCAAACTCATCGAGTTCGAACTGCCCAAACCGGGACGTACCCCGGGTGGCTGGTTCGCGGCTGCGGGCAAAGCAGCCCGACGGGGAGAGACGAAACTTCCGCAGACTCCAGCTGCTCAGCCGGAACTGCAGTTTGACCGGGATGTGAATTCTGCCCGGCACGAGAATGGACAGAATTATGGTCCGGACGGTAAACGGGGAATCCGCCAGCAGATTCAGACCGCGGACCGTAAGCTGACATACAAAAACGGAATTCCCGGCGTTCCAGGAGTGATCCACAGCCTGGTAGCAGCCGCGGATCGCCTGTTTGCGGTGACGGAAGAAGGGAGCATTTACTGTCTGGGGCCAGAAGAAACGACACCGGTCACCTATGAGTCTCCCCTGCTGTCAAAGCAAGCGAAGTCAGTCGGTCAAACGTCTCAGGCTCCGTTACCGGCAATGTTTGGAGACGCGCTGCAAGCCGGCGGTTATGTCTTCCTCGCAGGCGTTCCCGATGCGGAACTGCTCAACACGTTACTGACCCGGCATGACCTGCAGATCATTTGTCTGATCAATGATCCAGGCCAGCTTAAACAGCTGCGACAGTTATTTCACGAGCGGGGATATACCAGTTCCCAGCTGGCTTTTCTCCCGGGACCACTTGATAGGTTCAGCTACCCGGCTTATTTTGCACAGACAATAATCACAGCCGAACCCGTTTATGCCGGCATGAAATCGTATGCAGAACAGATTCGCCTGCTCTATCCGTCACTCAGACCCTATGGCGGCCGATTGCTGGTAAAGACGTCGGAGAGCGATCACGGTCGACTGGCGGCGGAGTTTAAGTCGCTCTCTCAAGTAAAAATTTCGCGTGTCGGTGAATACTCGGTCTTTGAAAAAGTGGGGGCCATTCCCGGCTCATCGAATTACACGGGTGGCTGGTCGAGCCCTGACGAACTGGTTAAGGCGCCGGTGGGCGTGCTCTGGTATGACGACAGTGTCGGCAATTTCAAACGGGCACCGCAGCCGCTGTTCGTGGATGGGGTGATGATCTCGCATTCAAAATTCTGGCAGGGATACCCGGCGGGAATCCGGCCCCCCTACAAATTACTCAACCCCCAGTTTTCCGATGTCTACACGGGCCGCAAACTGAATGCGACACAGGCAGAAGTTCTGACGACTGAGCTGCCTACACTCAACCAGGAAGAGAAGCAGCCGAACCAGTATCGGCCACCTTATCAGACGAACGCCTGGAGTCCCCCGCCCCCGGTGATTGGCGAGCGGACGAATCCACTGAATGGCAAAACCGAACCGCGGGCTTTCCCCAAAAGTTACGGTTGCGACGGCGGCGTTGATTACAGCTACGTCTATACGATGCGTTCCGGGACCGCCGCTTTTTACGATAAGCGGGTGGAGAGCGGTACGATTCACATCAGCGGCCCCCGCTCGGGCTGTACGAACAGCATTGTGCCTGCGAATGGTCTGCTTAACGTCCCCTATTACTTCCAGGGTTGTACCTGCAGCTATCCACTTCCCGTTGGTCTGTCGCTGATCTCCCTGCCTGAGACGCACGAGCAGTGGATGGTCTGGGGGAAAGGTCAGGCGCAGGACATTCAGAGGGTCGGGCTCAACTTCGGTGCCCCCGGCGACCGGATGACCGACAAGGGCACACTCTGGCTGGATACGCCCAGCGTGGGAGGACCTTCGCCGGAACTCAAGCTTGAGATGCAACCTGGGAGTGTCAAACCCTTCTACGAGCACTCCCTCTGGATCGAGGGTGGTCAGGGCTGGCCCTGGGTGGGTGCCTCCGGAATTACGGGTGTGGAACGGATCACTTTAAATGATCTGGAGCCGGGCGAATACACGCTGCGACTTTATTTCAGGGATCCGGAATTCGCGGTTGCTGGAAAGCGGGTCTTCTCGGTTCAACTCAATGGGCAGCCGCTGATCCAGAACCTCGACATCGCCGGGGAAACCGGATCGCGACAACGAATCCT